A portion of the Sabethes cyaneus chromosome 3, idSabCyanKW18_F2, whole genome shotgun sequence genome contains these proteins:
- the LOC128743953 gene encoding putative eggshell protein, giving the protein MVTRRVIFLVVFVSCMVLVVRARPNGKEEEWKHGGGKEHHSEEHSSHGEKGDKGYKHDEEHEEGKKGHHDKEGHKKEYHDEGGHKKKHHDEGAYHKEHKKGEKGEKGHKFEESGSFKKGHSTKGHHEIHKLDEFKKEKKFFDEDHDEGFDEKFGDFKEEHGYKKGGHEKKGHKKAGHHHDEYGKKGHKKKGSHHHDHVGHKDEHGHDEHWSHKEHFGKKGGKDHHKKWGHKKGHH; this is encoded by the coding sequence ATGGTGACTAGGCGGGTCATTTTTCTGGTCGTGTTTGTCAGTTGCATGGTTTTGGTTGTGCGGGCCAGACCTAACGGCAAGGAAGAAGAATGGAAGCACGGCGGTGGAAAGGAGCATCATTCAGAAGAGCACTCATCGCATGGGGAAAAAGGTGACAAGGGCTACAAGCATGACGAGGAGCACGAGGAAGGCAAAAAGGGGCACCACGATAAAGAGGGTCACAAGAAGGAGTATCACGACGAAGGCGGTCACAAGAAGAAACATCACGATGAGGGTGCGTATCACAAAGAACACAAAAAAGGAGAGAAAGGCGAAAAAGGACACAAGTTCGAGGAAAGTGGCAGCTTTAAGAAGGGACACTCCACAAAAGGACACCATGAAATACACAAACTAGATGAGttcaaaaaagagaagaaatttTTCGATGAAGATCATGATGAAGGATTCGATGAGAAATTCGGCGATTTTAAGGAAGAACATGGCTATAAGAAGGGTGGTCACGAGAAAAAGGGCCACAAGAAAGCCGGTCACCATCACGATGAGTACGGAAAGAAGGGACACAAGAAGAAGGGATCGCATCATCATGACCATGTAGGCCATAAGGACGAACATGGACATGATGAGCACTGGAGCCACAAGGAGCACTTTggcaaaaaaggaggaaaagatcATCATAAAAAGTGGGGTCACAAAAAGGGCCATCATTGA